The following are encoded together in the Saliniramus fredricksonii genome:
- a CDS encoding DeoR/GlpR family DNA-binding transcription regulator, which yields MSPSTVSSALSVSLSARQRAIHDHIARHGFATLDALAALLGVSVQTVRREVIHLDRLGLVERFHGGAGAVDKARRRDYSEKKTLAREAKQRIAQAIMVQLRANETVFLDVGTTAETLAQTLALEDMPLRVVTASLPAAIALSGARQIETHVVGGVIGGADGSLIGAGAADALSQYRFDTCVIAASGYDDAWAPTDFDLQKIFLKRLVIKRSRMALLAMDAGKFARCAPIAIAPLGSFDRLVTDTPAPAAFMEAARDQGIIVQTSLPETQGAD from the coding sequence ATGTCCCCTTCGACTGTGAGCAGCGCCCTTTCGGTTTCGCTGAGCGCGCGGCAGCGTGCAATCCACGATCATATCGCCCGCCACGGCTTCGCCACGCTTGATGCGCTGGCCGCCCTTCTGGGTGTTTCGGTACAGACCGTACGCCGGGAGGTGATCCATCTCGATCGGCTCGGTCTCGTCGAACGCTTCCACGGTGGCGCCGGTGCCGTCGACAAGGCGAGGCGGCGCGACTACAGCGAAAAGAAGACGCTCGCGCGCGAAGCCAAGCAGCGGATTGCGCAGGCGATCATGGTGCAGCTGCGCGCAAACGAGACCGTGTTCCTCGATGTCGGTACGACGGCCGAGACGCTCGCGCAAACGCTCGCGCTGGAAGATATGCCGTTGCGTGTCGTGACCGCGAGCCTGCCGGCTGCAATCGCGCTTTCCGGGGCGCGGCAGATCGAAACCCATGTGGTCGGCGGCGTGATCGGTGGAGCTGATGGATCGCTCATTGGTGCGGGGGCAGCGGATGCGCTGTCGCAGTACCGCTTCGATACCTGCGTGATCGCAGCCTCTGGCTATGACGATGCGTGGGCGCCGACGGACTTCGATCTTCAGAAGATTTTCCTCAAGCGTCTCGTGATCAAGCGAAGCCGGATGGCGCTGCTGGCGATGGATGCCGGCAAGTTTGCGCGTTGCGCACCGATTGCCATCGCTCCGCTGGGCAGCTTCGACAGGCTGGTGACAGACACCCCTGCGCCGGCAGCCTTCATGGAGGCCGCACGCGATCAGGGTATCATCGTTCAGACAAGTCTGCCCGAGACGCAAGGAGCGGACTGA
- a CDS encoding bestrophin-like domain has product MLVQAFSFDSLMLLAIILMAGAVSYGFALLILKIMHRRLKGEGARLPVPAYFTAVTTIWALIFGFVAAEVWQTNNRAVEASLAERSSIQRLYGSAAVEALDLFTLRVGLADYVAAVTEDEWGAAANGEPHPRADAAVQAIRLALLEVARTDIPEPVIAKMVVDFDELQDARELRLAIGQRHVAELKWALVVVLALLSQIAIAFVHRDRLRAGRTAIALFTVAACLSIWLVALHASPYGGAVRVSPENLTALLRP; this is encoded by the coding sequence ATGCTGGTCCAGGCCTTTTCGTTCGACAGTCTGATGCTGCTCGCGATCATCCTGATGGCCGGGGCGGTTTCATACGGATTTGCCCTCCTGATACTGAAGATCATGCATCGTCGGCTGAAGGGTGAAGGCGCACGCCTTCCCGTGCCGGCCTATTTCACCGCTGTCACCACAATCTGGGCGCTGATCTTCGGTTTCGTCGCAGCAGAAGTCTGGCAAACGAACAATCGCGCCGTCGAAGCCTCGCTCGCCGAACGCTCCTCAATCCAGCGGCTTTACGGCAGCGCGGCCGTCGAAGCGCTGGATCTGTTCACGTTGCGGGTGGGGCTTGCGGATTACGTCGCCGCCGTGACGGAAGACGAATGGGGCGCTGCGGCCAATGGCGAACCGCACCCACGCGCCGACGCAGCCGTGCAGGCCATTCGCCTCGCGCTGCTGGAGGTAGCCCGCACGGATATTCCCGAGCCCGTCATCGCCAAGATGGTCGTGGATTTCGACGAGTTGCAGGACGCGCGGGAATTGCGCCTCGCCATCGGCCAGCGCCATGTGGCGGAGCTGAAATGGGCACTGGTCGTGGTTCTGGCCCTGCTTTCACAGATAGCGATCGCATTCGTGCATCGCGACCGTCTGCGCGCCGGCAGGACCGCCATCGCGCTCTTCACGGTCGCCGCTTGCCTGAGTATCTGGCTCGTCGCCCTGCACGCCTCACCCTATGGTGGCGCAGTGCGTGTCTCTCCGGAGAATCTCACCGCGCTCTTGCGACCATAG